The DNA region aacagcACATTGACcatatgtttgtaaaatatcTATTTACAGCAAATACAAGAgcaataaattattacaaagtAGCAAATGCTGAAGAATATCTGTACATGGTAATAAAGTAGCTTTGttcataaaacataattaaatatgtggTACTGTTTGTTCCCTTTTTTTATATCCATCCATTCATACATGATCAGTAAAACAAAAGGCCAACTACATTTAGAAGACGAGTTTTGAGTAGAGGTCCCCAAGGGCAGTATACAATTGATCAGCAGCCTTTGGTCTTTCGACATTGCCTAGAAGAATATCAGCTGCAGAGAGATACGGATCGCCATAGAACTTCAGATTTGTGTCTGACCTTGTTGTAACTACATTTCCTTCCAGAGACACTCCAACAAAAGCACCTGCagccaacaacaacaataataataataaaacacatTCTATCATATCAGGGACCAACAAGAATGCAAATTGAACACCATCATTCATTCACCTTTGCTGCAACTGTATGTATAACACAACCCAGAACCTTTTTCACCGGCCCTTACATCCGCTTCCAGCACTCTACCAACCGGTCCGGCAGCAGCACTACAACCAGCCCCAACAGAAAAATGCATGCGGCTACAAAATGTTTTCACAGCTTTTGAGTCGTGTAGTACAAGTATAAAGTCCATTAGCTCACCTCCCACCTGtccaaaatgtattatttatttattcataatcaACACATCCCACTGGACTGACTACATCTAACATGAGAAGATAACCCTTTTACCTGAGCACCCCATCCCAAACCAACAGATATAATGGCAGACGGTGGAGACCATGATCCATCCGACCTTCTCGCCACGACCAACCCAGTACCTATCTTGTATGCAACAACTACCCCAGCTTTCGCAACTGTTAAAATTGCCAAACCTTTCGCTCCTTTTAACACTGCTGCAGGTATAGATCGCTCAGGGTTCAACCTAGCAACCTGCCCATTCAAACACACAGGAGCAGTACCTTAATTTTGCATTCTCTACACGTCTATAAATCAAAAAGAGAAGAGACAATACAACAAGTAAAACATTATACCTGGATATATGTCCTCAAAGTACTAGACGATTTATATATCTCATGCTCCATGGATAAACTAATAGGTAGGTTTAACCACCCTCTTGCGCATGTCCAATCCATTACATCATGCTTTGCAGCTTGCATAGCATTGCTAATTGTGTTAATTAACACCCCTTGCAAAGGATCAAGCCTATCATAGCAGGTATCACACACTCTCTGTGGATTCCTCTCCCTGAACTTAACAGGTACTAGACATCTTCCCTTTGAGCATAGCCTGCAAAATATTCCTCCACAAAATCGACAATGATGTCTCCCCCGAGTAATAGCTGTAAAGGGAGCAGTACATTGCATACATACTGTCGTAGAACTGTCTGGAAGCCACTCAGGAGGTTCTGCATCCAACACCTCTTTGTAAGCATTGTAATTAAAACCAGTCGGTTCCAGAAGTGGTGGAGCGCTGGGTATATAAACCGAAGAGTGCAAGACAGTATCCCCATTCTTAGCAGACCCAAGAAATGAAACATCTGAACCAGATATCCGCTGAGCTACAGGGGCAACAGGATTCCTGTTGCATCCAGTCACGATAGCAAATAAACCATTCAATACATTCTTCAAATTCACCTCAGGAGGTGGTGGTAGAGTGAGTTGGCCAAACTTGGAATTATCTTCATCGGAATCATACCCTCCTCCATCAACAAATTCTTGGGAATTATTGCGGTATACAAATAGATTATCTCGTCTCTGAGAGTTAACATCCTTGGAAGTTTCTTCCACATCCCAGCCAGAGTCACTGTAGTCATCAATGTAATGATATTTTCCCTTCTCTTTGTCTAAGTTAGAAAGTGAAGAATATGACAGTCCTTTAACAGGTTTTTCCATATGTAAAGTTCAGTAAAGCTGTAGATATAGAATAGAAATACCCAATAAGtctgagaagaagaagaagaagaagaagacccaatacataaataaatataaattttcaaacttgatTGTTAAAGGGTCAAGAGGAATcaaaaaaacaagtaattgGGGGGCTATATATTACCTCAGATGATTCAGTTCAGGGTTAAAGTAATTGAATTGGGGGATGGGAGAGAACTTATAAAGTTTGGATGAATAATTAGGGATTAAAAGATGAAGAAACGCAGACCAGACAGACgatgattgattgattgtttaGGATTGAATGATAAAGGGATGAAAACATCAAATTACTGGAAGGTAATGAATAAGAAATTGGGTAAGCTGGTACCTTGAAAGGAGTTTGCGTGACCAAcgaagatgaagaaagagatGAACTTCCGTCTCCCCCACACCgaatggaatggaatggaaCAATTGTATTTCTTCAACAAATATAAGCTTAGCCACCCTTCGCAAAGACgcatacaaattaataaatattttttaggataatttgttattttgaaataaaatatccGATAATATTgctattttcatattttataatttgttcaATTACTAATAATAAGctccaatttatattatttttatatattggaacttgaattttaaattatgtcatataagttataaattattaaaattttagtattttaagatatttatccAATTGATCAacttatgtattttaatttaaaagtattttttttattttttttaattaatttgtctaATTTGTAAATAAAGTACTATTTATAGtcattttgacatattttatttttaaatttaatattttttaaatttacgtattttaatttatcgaaggtgagtaaaaaaaatgtgtaatctTATGCACTCTACTAACCTTGCagcaacaaaatatatattttttcagttCTCTAATGTCCTGAATTTGAGTCCATCAGACTGCAAGTTTTACGtctgtttaaatatatttttgtgaactTTATATACTTGACCCGACAGGATTAGTCACATTCTAAAAAAGAAACGGAAACCATCGTTCTAAAAAAACAACCTAAATTAAGTTTACCAATTtgaacatattatttatatttttaaatttaatattttttgtttgaagtATAAGCGTTTAAAATTATACTGTATGAATGtcttaaaaaaatgtgtaaaaataattaaaaaaattgaaagaaaaaaaaatgctaATTCAATCttacaaatatgataaattaatttaaaaacatcaaatagCAATTTGAACCATTTAGAATTGAACCATTTAGGCCAAAAAGGATTAGAATTATATTTACATTGTATGAAAAGTCAATTAATTATGAAGGTAAAAGATTGGGATATTAAATTAGCAATATTTTCCAGCAAGGAAAAGAGGGTATGATTTAAGATATTAAGCTTAATTTGAAAGATGATAAAATTGTACAACAATAGCATGAAGGAGGCAGCAATGCAAAGTATTGTAAGTAAAAGGAAAGGTAAAAGATTTAGACACATATAATGTTATTAGATTAGATCCGAATCTTCTTTCCAGGGTGAGAATCGTcgtctcctcctccacctcctccgTTATTGTCATCACCTTCACCGCTACCATCCTTCTTTCTGGAAAGAATCTTGTTAATCTTGTGCAGGTCATTGTTCAGCTTCTGGTCCCTGTTCTGCTTCCTTGTCTTTCGACCATCTTGCATCTTCACTCCAAACTGGTATGCAGCCTTAGGCATGGCTTCCTTCTGCTCATTGTATTTCGCCCATTCATCTTCTGTCTCAAAGTCCCATCTGTGGAGTCGACCCTTTGCCTGCGcgccaaacaaaacaacaatttcatatatttattatcaacaAACTAACTAAACAAAATGCTTCCTCCTTTCTCATCTCCCTTACCCGTCCACCCATATCCATCTTCGAtaaatcatcttcttcatcactgTCCACAACCTCTCTGTTGTATTCTTGGTACCCTGGATAACATTCTGAATAGTTCTCCGACACAAAATTTGGGTCTTTCTCCCTCGCGTCTTTCTCTCTCAACTGCAAAAGTCTCTGATCGTCCCGCTTGAACACAGATCCCAAACCCCTGTCCTTCTCTTCCTGGGTCATCAAGTGTGGGTCCTCCTCCAGCTGAACAATGGGTAAGCCTGTTTGTGGATCATAACCCCCCTGAATTATGTTCTGTTGCTGCTGCTGTTGGAGGAGGAGATATTGTTCAGAATAAGCAAGTTGCTCAGCATACTGATAATCCTGTTGCCATTCTCCCacccctcctcctcctccttgaTAGGACCCAGCAGCAGCTAGTGCCTGGGTTTGCATAGACTCGTATCCATTCTGCACAATCAAactatttgttattattattatagtttcaAGCTCTCATTGTCTATCTGTCTGTCTTTCTTTCCTTATTAAATACAAGAACAACAAGAGCCGAGACTGGACAAAAGAACTTCTAAAGCTGACTTACCATTTGTTGCCACTCATGAGAAGGCTCGGAGGGTGGTGGTACAGGACCATAGGCAGGTTCAGAGAAATAAGGCACTTTGTTGCTCCGAGGAGATTCTTCCATGTCCTCTGAAATGGGGCTTTGACTCCCATCTCTGGTGGGGACAGCATAATCAATACCTTCCCCCACAAATATGTCATCCTCTTCAGTTCTTACAACAGGCAAcggtggtggaacattcttatCTATTGAGTTAATTGTTCTATTATGAGGTGGAGGCGGTGGTGGGGGAAGCATTTGCctctcattattaatattattattatgatgcttCATTGCTCCACCATTTTGCTTTTCTGCCCTCTCATCTTCATCATATGCATTGTTAGCTCCAACTTTTCCtgttggatcaaatttcatCAAGCTTTAACCTGGATCAAAGTATAACAAGCCAACTACAGTACAATGCCCTAAACAATATCCTCCACACACAAAATACACCAGATTAAACTAAACATAGATTAGAAGGAAATCTtacatataataatacatatgcACCTTAAGAATTACTTTTATCTCAGTAATTCTTTGGGCTTCTTTGCTTTGTATTCATAACTTAAAAATGATCTTGAGgtgtttacaaattatttaattattattatttttaaataatatgggttTTAACACCCATaggttttataataaatttatttagaggGTAAAATAACAGTGTCATAAAAGGGGGTTTTGGATTCACAAACAAGGTGGTGATTACTCCATATTATCTGGAAAGTTTCCAGTACACCCAAACTGAAAAGGGGAGGAAATGAATGAGATGAAAATAATGGGATTGTACCTTTAATTTCTttatccttcttctttttcttaagGACCTTTCCAGATGATCCTAAACGCAGGTATGACATAATTTTTGCAATTCGATCCAGCACTGAACCATCAACACTTACAGTAACCATCTCCTGCAATGTACAAAACAGTAGTCAAATGAATCTTCACTTGTATTGTTGTACTGTTCATAGGAAGAAAATTTAAACTTACTTCTGGTATTGGGCAATCGGCTTTACTCCTGTGCAGAGTAGTTGGAATATCGTGAGAAAATCCACCCTCCTGGAAACCACACACAAAAAAAAGAGTTCCAGATTGTTCATAGATGAAAGCATGAAAAGAGTGAATAAAAAGTAGTGTTTCTCTAAATGAAATACACATCCTACTAATCCCAGATTTCTCAAATTACATGCATTATATATCGGATATCCTAAACAACTACAAAGCAAGTGATATCAAAGTGGGAGGCAGGGTTTCCACTCAATCCTCAAGTCCTGGATTGAGTTGTGAAAGATAATTCGATTGAATTTCTAATCATTTAGCCAATACTTATGTTGTGAGGTCCTATCGTGGGCACTTTGGTGAGCTGCACTGTGAAATAATGACCTTCCAAGTTGAAAATTTCTGATATACCAAGATGGGTCGCACTGATCACCCACCAAGCACAGATAATATTAAGTAACCACACAGGTTGCCTTATTCACGAAACTAACTAGGGATCTCATCTAGCAGATTTTCAGAAAATACATCTAAATTTGATAACCAACTTTTCTATAAGGCCATATGTCATGTACCATAGTTGTCAATAGCGCCCGTAGCGCTAGCTATCGCGAATAGCGTAGCGTAGCGCCCCCTTGTAGCTATAAGGGGCTATAGGCTATGCACTTTCAAATAGCCCCGCTTTTGTAGCTATAGCTCCTATAGCGCCAAAAGCTATTGCCCCTTGTAGCGACgcttttacaaaattaatattaattatgacttTTCATCTCcccaaaatttttaaatttcaaaatttttttttgactctttctcttctttgaactcttcttttattctcttattatttttttctctctagtcttttccaattatttttcttctttcctcTATTCTTATTTCTACATTTTTTTCTCTAGCCTTTTTTTAtccctctttctcttcttttctctAGTCTTTTCTTATCCTTCATTCTCTTATTTTCTCTTCATCTACACATTTAAGAAGCTCGAAGGCAATCACATCTAAGTCAAGGGGGAAAAGACTAATAGGAACATCTAACACATTTGATCTTTTAGATAAATTTGATTTCGATGAAAAAAGTGAAGAAGAGAATGATGTCAAGTATTATGCAATttcaaatgaagaagatgatttcgatcttgatgaagaaaatgatgacaatgaattttagattatgttttgaactttttttagtttaagaattgatggttttatgttttgaacttttatttttatgatgttttttatttttgataattacaatttttttacgctttattttcaaatagcccTCGCTACGCTATTCGCTTTACGCTATAGCCATTAGCAGCTTTGGCGCTATTTAGCGCTATACGCTATTGATAACTATGTCATGTACCAACTTTTCTACAAGGCCAAAAATGGTAGTATGCACGTCAGTGACTTAAATAGCCAAGGCAAGTCCTTACCTTGATTCATTGCTTAATATAAGAATACCTAATTGagattaaagattttatttttaaggatAGACATTTCTCAAAGCACACTACTGTTCACCCATGCATCCAAGTTAAATCTTTAATAGATAGTATCATGAGTTCTGAACTCACCGTGTTAAAAATGAATGACATTCGACCAGGAAGGAACATCTCGTTTGTCTTGATAGTTATTTGGGGCTTGACTATCAATTGATATACTGACTGCACAACAAATAAGATGATAATTAGTTGCCCACCTCTTAATGGCGCTTGTCTCTGGAAGATGTATGAATATCACTGAGGTGATGCATTTGGATAGTTGACCTGAATTCCATAGAATTTAACTTAAGACATTTTACTACTATACACATAACCATAAACTAGCCAACTCTCATAGAGTgaagacaaattttataaatattcacaatttaatataaacataaGCCAATATTCAACTACCCGTTTCCCCATACCAACCATAGAAAGAATTACATAGTAGATCCAGGAAAGACACTTACCTTTGCAGTTGCTGTGCGAAATGACACTGGTTGATCATCCTTGGGTGCTCTATCATAAAAGACAGTTTGCACAAATCATTCATATAGATAATATTTGCACCAAATATGTTTTGGAAGGTAATAGTTTCAATTAAAAACAGAATTTTATACAACCCCATATATAAGAAGTGCTACAGTTATGAAATAACTGGACTAAATTCATAAGTGATACTGTTTAGTTACAACTGAAGTAAGAAAGACCTAATGTTAGAAACCAGTATTGCAAAATTGCTGACCTGGGCATCCCATCGGCATCCTCCTCGTCGTCATCAGGTTTCTTGGTGGTGTCAATTTCACTTCTCACTTTGTGAAGCAAAGCATAATCCAATCCTTTCACTAAATGTGTGTGTTCCACATCACCTGAGTTGTGTTACCGAAAAAATTGATTAGCCAATAAAATATCTCAAGTGTTGTCTGGTATAAGTCACCATGGCATACCAATCAGTAGAGAAACTGAATACAGGTTATTCTATTACAATTGAGCCTATTTGGCATGAGTAATAATCAGAATATAGCAGTCACTGGACATTAACACAATAACACATATGAGAAAATTATGCCAGGTTATATTCAAAACCAAAGCATTCAATGTACAAGTATATACTTACAAATCAGGCCCattattatataacaaattGAAGTATCAAATTAACAAGATTTAACAAAGGAAAAACTGCCCACTCAAACAAAAGGGTAAGGTTTCCAATTAGTTTCAACCATCAAGATATTATAAAACCATGGACAGGTTAAGTCCAGTACTGTCAGGAATCAAAAACATGTATATACAATTACTAACAAAGAAGACATGGGAAATTAGCACACCACTCGCTACAGCCAAATAAATGAACCACCTCACATCAAGCTGAGAAAGTATGTTAAAAATGATTCAATTGACAGCTTTCAGGCTTATATGTTCATATCCAATTTGAAAATCTGCAGACCTGGGAGAATCAAGAACAGGACCTACAGTACAATGTCAAAGACATTATGGAAAAACATATACCTCCGAGGTACTTGCTCTTTTCAATGGACAGCTTGTGCGCATCAGCCGccctgtaaaaaaaaaaagaaaacataaagGTTAAGATACAAAAACCCAAAATTCCATAATTTTCCGTTGGAGATGCTAGAAAAAATGGCTCTCTCGCCTGATATCGACGGCGCCTGGGGGAGCCACAGCATGAAAAGACCCCAAATCAGTAGGTTCGTAATCGGGATTCTGATCTTCTCTACGTTCCTTAGCTCTGTCCCTGTATTTTGGTAGTTCAGGTTCCGCCGCCTTCTCTTCCCTGCGGCACAACAATAGCTTATCAAGAAGAATCCATGGAGATATATTTCAGCTGGAGGAAAACTCGAAATTGCGATAGAGGACTGAGCATCAGaaggagaaaaagaagaagaaatggtatACTTGCGACGAATTATCTTCTTCTCGTAAGTTTTCTTAGAAGACGACATGATTCAAATGCAATGCAATCGGCGCGACTACGGCAACGTCCGCCTATGGATTTTGGAGTTAGGGCTTTTTCCGCGCGAAGAGAGAAGCTAATGGCTTTTTCCGTTTAGACGACTGGACTGAACTGAACTGCCTAACTTTACTAGTTTACCCTTTCATGTAATTTTGTATTTTCGATCTATAATAATCCAAATGACATCATAATTATCTTAATTGCGATGACACTTCTATTAAAAATTAACCAAATGatttttgaacaaaaatatTCTTGTTGCGTAATTAGAGTCGCGTTACGCAACAGAACCAAAACCATAATTTGTCGATAGTCACGTCGCGTGACGAGCCTGCCGTCGCAAGACGTGACAGTACAAGCGTACCGTAGGGATATTTTTgtccaaaatataaaaaggacTCATTTGCAccatttttataaatgttagtCATCTGcttcatttcatcaaattttcacTTCTGAATTAACAACTATTTAGAGCTTAGGTCAAACTAGAGACATGAAAATAagattgataaatataaaaaaaaaataaaaataaatattatctatatatatatataaatataatgatgcttaatttttaaagtgttcgaattatcgggtcgagagctgtggttaatttggatatatgtgagagtaaatggatacttgggtcggattatgggttgacccgcccataaatttaaaacggttaaaaataaaataaaaaatgctataggtatggttcgaatttgcaacataacaaaataagcacaactttttaaccaactaggctaataacactttaaattttaaattcaacccaaaatttgataaacgcgtgatattttaacaatataagttcaattttttaactaactaatctatatatatatataatgatgcttaattatgaaagtgtctggattgccggattgagagctgtggttaatttggatatatgtgagagtaaatggatacttaggtcggattgtgggttgacccgcccataaacttaaaacggttaaaaataaaattaaaaatgctataggtatagttcgaacttacaacctaacaaaacaagtaaaactttttaaccaattaggctaataacactttaaattttaaattcaacccaaattttgataaacgcgtgatattttaacaatataagttcaactttttaactaagtaatctatatatataatgatacttaatttttaaagtgtctagattgccgggtcgagagctgtggttaatttggatatatgtgagagtaaatggatacttgggtcggattgtgggttgacccgcccataaaaattttaccgtaatattttttttgagattttttatattattactcgtgcaaatgcacgggatacatactAGTAATACTTGGTTATGAACcacaaataatattatctatttaccttttatattttaaattcaatatatatattttaaatataagttgattaagaattttattttttttataaatgaatatattattagatgatttgatttatttttaatttgaggagagtgatttattttaaatgattagttatattaattatatgtttatatacaaaaatattaataatttaattgttaaaatgttcatgttacataacaaaaattataaggttaagactattattaatatattttgtataagaaaattatcaaatctcattttttattatattatattagttaaaactataagatattattattttctatattataatttttttatataaatatttaaatatgtcaaaatttaatataaatataatgaatcatattaattatatttttttaactttaaaaaaagtGATGGTTCAAACATTTTGCtattattataagatttttcaatactattaatattttttataattctaaataaaaaattatcaactaaacttaaatataaatagtaTAAGATGAAAtctttaaaatgttatatactaatattaaatataactattctacctaataataaatgatatatattttttataattatttttattaaaatatttcatatttaacttttatatatttttatataaaaaaactttttttttattttaagtcttaatatttttattattattattttattattaatatataatatttaaaattaattatataaaaagactatattattattaaaattttattttattaaaattattataattaaattttattttaaataatttattttaataaataaattaaaaatattattattatttaattattaaaaataaataatataattataattataaaaaaaaaatgaacattataaaagaaaaaaaaatcacattacatatataaaagaaatgaaaatcaCACCCATAAACCAAAACcctcaaaaattattttctttcattcctTTGTATGAAACCCATCTAATCTAAGCATCCTTTATTTTGTTAGGAAATCACCTCCCTATCAAAACCCTAATCCTCACAACACCAACAAGCCGTCGTCTTCCTCCCCTCACAGTAGCCATGAGAAATCAATGGCGTTTGCTTCTTCTTCGACCTAGTATTCCATCTCAACGACCTCACTGCTCCACCCGTTTCTCTCTTTCCCAATCCCATTCTCATTCCCGTAGTTCTGTTTTCCATGGACACTTCTCTTCCCTCCGTGATTCTGCTCCGCCTCCATTCATTTCCCACTTACATCTCCCTGAAACGTCCACTTTTCGCCGTTTCTCGACGTCCGGCCTCGCTGTCGACCATAATGATTCGGATCACGTCGCTTTGGTATCCGAGATCTTCTCTAAGCCAACACGAAGTAACGACGAGATCTCGCTGGAGCTCCAATCCAGCAATGTGGTCATTACCCACGAGTTGGTTTTGAAGGTTCTGAAGAGTCTTAACGCTGTCCCAGATGCTTCCAGGAGGTTTTTTGATTGGGTTTCCGCAACCAAAGGTGAGAAATTGTCTTCAAAATCTTACAATTTAATGTTGGGTATTTTGGGTGTTAATGGGTTAGTCGATGGATTCTGGGACTTGGTTGATGTTATGAAGAAGATGGGATATGGAGTGTCTAAGGGAACACAGGTTAAGGTTTTAGGAAAATTTGATAAAGAAGGGATGCAGATTGATTCAGAGAAGCTAAAAGAATTATATGCGTGTGGGTCATTGGACAATTCTATTGAAAAGGTCAGTTCAAGAATTTGTAAGTTGATTAGACAAGAACTGTGGGGGGAGGAAGTTGAGAATCGATTGCGGGAATTGAATATTGATTATTCCAGCGATTTGGTTGCAATGGTTTTGGAAAGCCTTGGAAcaaaaccaaacaaatctttGATATTCTTCCGATGGGTTGAAGAGAGCAGTTTGTTCAAGCATGATGAGAGAACTTATAATTCCATGGCAAGGGTGTTAGGAAGGCAGGATTGCATAGATAAGTTCTGGAAAGTGGTGAATGAGATGAGGGATGCAGGGTATGAAATGGAAGGGAAAACTTACATAGAGACATCGGTTAGGTTCATTAAGATGAAGATGATCAAGGATGCTGTCAATTTGTATGAGTTTGCAATGGATGGAGCGAATAAGCCTTCGATGCATGATTCTACCTTTCTTCTCAAGAAAATAGTGGTTTCCAAGGAGCTAGATATGGAGTTGTTTGGAAATGTCGTAAAGAAGTATGCAGATGGTGGAAGTGTCTTTGCCAATTCAAGCTTGAGTGCAGTTCTTAAGTCCTTAGCCAGTGTGGGTAGATACCATGAATGCAATAAGGTCTTGAAAACGATGAAAAGTGGAGGAGACTTCTTACCTGGTGAGAATTTGCAGACTAAGATTGCCTTTAAGCTTAGCagtaagaaaaagaaagagGAGGCAGGTGAGTTCCTTGTCCACATGGAAGCCTCTGGTGGTGAGACTAATCACAGAACATGGGCTTCTTTGGTTAGGGGGTATTGTATTGCTGGAGATCTGGAGGAAGCTTCTAGAAGTTTCCGTGAGTCCATAGAAAAGGAAGGCATCAGTGGTGCTGGGTATTCCTTGGATTTATTGGTTAATGAATATTGTTTTAGGAAGAGGAGTGCCATTGATGGGTTCAAGCTCTTATCCAATTCGGTCAAGCAAAATGGAGTGAAACCTTGGCATTCCACTTACAAGTTGTTGACAGAAGAGCTAT from Impatiens glandulifera chromosome 5, dImpGla2.1, whole genome shotgun sequence includes:
- the LOC124938829 gene encoding uncharacterized protein LOC124938829, which produces MEKPVKGLSYSSLSNLDKEKGKYHYIDDYSDSGWDVEETSKDVNSQRRDNLFVYRNNSQEFVDGGGYDSDEDNSKFGQLTLPPPPEVNLKNVLNGLFAIVTGCNRNPVAPVAQRISGSDVSFLGSAKNGDTVLHSSVYIPSAPPLLEPTGFNYNAYKEVLDAEPPEWLPDSSTTVCMQCTAPFTAITRGRHHCRFCGGIFCRLCSKGRCLVPVKFRERNPQRVCDTCYDRLDPLQGVLINTISNAMQAAKHDVMDWTCARGWLNLPISLSMEHEIYKSSSTLRTYIQVARLNPERSIPAAVLKGAKGLAILTVAKAGVVVAYKIGTGLVVARRSDGSWSPPSAIISVGLGWGAQVGGELMDFILVLHDSKAVKTFCSRMHFSVGAGCSAAAGPVGRVLEADVRAGEKGSGLCYTYSCSKGAFVGVSLEGNVVTTRSDTNLKFYGDPYLSAADILLGNVERPKAADQLYTALGDLYSKLVF
- the LOC124938523 gene encoding pentatricopeptide repeat-containing protein At3g02490, mitochondrial-like, which translates into the protein MRNQWRLLLLRPSIPSQRPHCSTRFSLSQSHSHSRSSVFHGHFSSLRDSAPPPFISHLHLPETSTFRRFSTSGLAVDHNDSDHVALVSEIFSKPTRSNDEISLELQSSNVVITHELVLKVLKSLNAVPDASRRFFDWVSATKGEKLSSKSYNLMLGILGVNGLVDGFWDLVDVMKKMGYGVSKGTQVKVLGKFDKEGMQIDSEKLKELYACGSLDNSIEKVSSRICKLIRQELWGEEVENRLRELNIDYSSDLVAMVLESLGTKPNKSLIFFRWVEESSLFKHDERTYNSMARVLGRQDCIDKFWKVVNEMRDAGYEMEGKTYIETSVRFIKMKMIKDAVNLYEFAMDGANKPSMHDSTFLLKKIVVSKELDMELFGNVVKKYADGGSVFANSSLSAVLKSLASVGRYHECNKVLKTMKSGGDFLPGENLQTKIAFKLSSKKKKEEAGEFLVHMEASGGETNHRTWASLVRGYCIAGDLEEASRSFRESIEKEGISGAGYSLDLLVNEYCFRKRSAIDGFKLLSNSVKQNGVKPWHSTYKLLTEELLARRNFNEAVHLLGLMKNDGFPPFLDPFIKYVTKKGTTDEALMFLKGMTVHKFPSISVVLRVFETYMEKGKHSEAQDLLSKCPSFIRNHADVLDLFHSMKPKTSSSVASVTC
- the LOC124938504 gene encoding suppressor of mec-8 and unc-52 protein homolog 2 translates to MSSSKKTYEKKIIRRKEEKAAEPELPKYRDRAKERREDQNPDYEPTDLGSFHAVAPPGAVDIRAADAHKLSIEKSKYLGGDVEHTHLVKGLDYALLHKVRSEIDTTKKPDDDEEDADGMPRAPKDDQPVSFRTATAKSVYQLIVKPQITIKTNEMFLPGRMSFIFNTEGGFSHDIPTTLHRSKADCPIPEEMVTVSVDGSVLDRIAKIMSYLRLGSSGKVLKKKKKDKEIKGKVGANNAYDEDERAEKQNGGAMKHHNNNINNERQMLPPPPPPPHNRTINSIDKNVPPPLPVVRTEEDDIFVGEGIDYAVPTRDGSQSPISEDMEESPRSNKVPYFSEPAYGPVPPPSEPSHEWQQMNGYESMQTQALAAAGSYQGGGGGVGEWQQDYQYAEQLAYSEQYLLLQQQQQQNIIQGGYDPQTGLPIVQLEEDPHLMTQEEKDRGLGSVFKRDDQRLLQLREKDAREKDPNFVSENYSECYPGYQEYNREVVDSDEEDDLSKMDMGGRAKGRLHRWDFETEDEWAKYNEQKEAMPKAAYQFGVKMQDGRKTRKQNRDQKLNNDLHKINKILSRKKDGSGEGDDNNGGGGGGDDDSHPGKKIRI